From one Pieris brassicae chromosome 5, ilPieBrab1.1, whole genome shotgun sequence genomic stretch:
- the LOC123709997 gene encoding uncharacterized protein LOC123709997, translating into MCYICGCFAWSLDLFQRILTFFLSCWLMVAVCCGLTIAVLAGVAYGYNYCMAEFVTLTQTDVRVYMRRGQFYDQPDLISNKNRRMGDTENSSYNLTSDYQDYVNKDEPLSQKWSKGQDNRIYAEKLTKYSESRRKEPVIKETLYYKFTTAPTRRISITPNPIFSTTIWHSGSSEIIMRQFEPINDINSKNEENNSNEDIDTTQSISPDIKIIVEDSPKSNEPKMRDWKPSPRPVVHDYLTEVDEDAIVYKAV; encoded by the exons ATGTGCTACATTTGCGGTTGTTTTGCCTGGTCTTTGGACTTATTTCAGAG AATATTAACATTCTTCTTATCCTGTTGGTTGATGGTGGCTGTATGCTGTGGGCTGACGATAGCAGTGCTTGCAGGCGTTGCCTATGGTTACAACTACTGTATGGCAGAGTTCGTTACATTAACAC AAACCGATGTTCGAGTTTATATGCGCCGCGGACAGTTCTATGACCAGCCAGACttgatatcaaataaaaaccgACGAATGGGAGATACAGAAA ACAgttcatataatttaacaagTGATTACCAAGATTACGTCAATAAAGACGAGCCGTTATCACAGAAGTGGTCAAAAGGACAGGATAACCGTATATATGCAGAGAAATTAACGAAATATTCAGAAAGCAGAAGAAAAGAACCTGTTATTAAAGAg ACGCTGTACTACAAATTCACAACAGCGCCCACACGTCGGATATCTATAACGCCGAATCCAATATTCTCGACGACGATATGGCATAGCGGATCGTCAGAAATTATTATGCGGCAATTTGAACcaattaatgatattaattcGAAAAATGAGGAAAATAACTCAAATGAAGATATAGATACCACGCAATCTATTTCACCTgatatcaaaattattgttgAAGATAGTCCCAAGAG tAATGAGCCAAAGATGCGAGATTGGAAACCATCTCCAAGACCAGTTGTGCATGATTATTTAACTGAAGTGGATGAAGACGCAATAGTTTACAAGgctgtttaa
- the LOC123710436 gene encoding uncharacterized protein LOC123710436, with the protein MSLKTFRFYILCFLFVFEGHSADIESTLKNYFNSDIYTGFQKDWQKHRKSYENAIKLALKDNYGYKGMNVYIRKSADAHRIANGFYLSDGVVGVMFHEMFLVELPHLSAPEVTFALASNILRIKTGIDKILIHTRYTLFRNQSDVIYGNPNDMNSPFTYDVVDNIGNAAIIAENCKLTGYAMIKLSGQSVDIGHSTFAVTECKFSIEISSPGLGREPIIAQYFNQPQSKSLEKLISKPIREEMLPKLQATLLTYINTTLIFQDRLSEFRKSQRKIFKESSKYILKLIRSSNKQSKQLNKATTELQPFHITWDVCVEKACPIHVGVNDVTVHGLDSAFSAHRGGPFKLQCLKIGEALTFNYVQVRGKVHFENQTIKVTQNFFAEIDDLTFSIEIGIDNQVQNYNFVDWRSIELSIMDFKGNIEERMNANSFITGYLYNELPKALTEYLHRDFGVNAKSAKLIGHYSSWSREKNDYEEKTEEISKDQALIGKKIYKTDKVKKKKPLLLSLNKQHDNGYMITVGSDDDRDKGTSLEVDTLKKN; encoded by the exons ATGTCGTTAAAAACGtttcgtttttatattttatgttttctattCGTATTTGAAGGACATTCAGCGGATATAGAGAGTAcccttaaaaattatttcaatagtg ACATATACACCGGATTTCAAAAAGATTGGCAAAAACATAGAAAATCATAtgaaaatgcaataaaatta GCTCTAAAGGATAACTATGGATATAAAGGGATGAATGTCTATATTAGAAAGTCTGCCGACGCACACAGAATAGCAAATGGCTTCTATTTGTCCGACGGTGTAGTTGGAGT AATGTTCCACGAAATGTTCTTGGTCGAATTGCCGCATCTCTCTGCACCGGAAGTGACTTTTGCGCTTGCATCAAATATTCTACGCATCAAGACAGGTATCGACAAGATATTAATCCATACTCGATACACGCTCTTCAGAAATCAATCAGATGTTATTTATGGGAATCCAAATGATATGAACTCACCATTTACATACGATGTTGTGGATAATATTGGAAATGCAGC TATAATAGCCGAGAACTGCAAGTTAACAGGCTATGCGATGATTAAATTAAGTGGACAATCAGTTGATATAGGACACAGTACGTTTGCGGTTACGGAATGTAAATTCAGCATTGAg ATATCATCCCCAGGACTAGGCCGTGAGCCAATCATAGCACAATATTTCAATCAACCCcaaa GTAAATCTCTTGAGAAATTGATATCGAAACCAATTCGTGAGGAGATGCTGCCGAAGCTTCAAGCAACTTTATTGACTTACATCAACACTACATTAATATTCCAAGACCGTTTGTCTGAGTTTCG gaAATCCCAAcgtaaaatattcaaagaatCATCGAAGTACATACTTAAACTTATAAGGAGTTCAAATAAACAATCTAAACAATTGAACAAGGCTACTACAGAATTACAACCATTTCATATCACATGGGACGTG TGCGTTGAAAAAGCGTGCCCTATCCATGTCGGTGTAAACGATGTAACCGTCCATGGGTTAGATTCAGCCTTCTCGGCACACAGAGGAGGACCATTCAAGTTGCAGTGTTTGAAAATCGGTGAAGCTCTAACTTTTAACTATGTTCag GTACGTGGAAAGGTACATTTTGAAAATCAAACTATTAAAGTTACGCAAAATTTCTTTGCTGAAATAGACGATCTGACATTTTCCATTGAAATTGGCATCGATAACCAAGttcaaaactataattttgttGATTGGAG GTCAATAGAGCTGTCAATAATGGATTTTAAAGGGAATATAGAAGAACGAATGAACGCCAATTCATTTATAActggttatttatataatgaacTTCCTAAAGCGTTAACAGAATATTTACACAGGGATTTTGGAGTAAACGCTAAATCCGCCAAGCTAATAGGGCATTATTCTTCATGGAGTAGAGAGAAAAATGATTACGAAGAGAAAACAGAAGAAATAAGCAAAGACCAAGCGCTCATAGgcaagaaaatttataaaacagacAAAGTAAAGAAGAAAAAACCATTACTGCTATCGTTAAATAAACAGCACGACAATGGTTACATGATAACAGTTGGTAGTGATGATGATAGAGACAAAGGGACGAGTCTGGAAGTTGATACATTAAAGAAGAATTAG